A stretch of DNA from Coriobacteriia bacterium:
CTAACCTAACGGTCTAGAATCGACATCGGAGGTGCTTCCGATGCCCGATCGCCTGAACCGTCTCGAGAACCCAACCGTGCGCAAGCTGCTGGAGGCCGCCGAGCAGGTCTTCGCCGAGAACGGCTTCGCCGGAGCCCGCATCGACGATATCGCCGCGCGGGCAGGCATGGCCAAGAGCCACGTCTACTACCACTTCGACAGCAAGCAGCAGATCTTCGACGACCTGATCTCGCTGCGCATCGGTGAGATCCTGGAGCAGAAGACGGCGCTCATGGAGGGCCTGACTCAGCTCGATCGGCCTGCCATTGCCACGCTTGCCGGGCGTGCCCTGCGAGAGCTTCTGGTTCCGCGCGCGGCATTCATCCGCATCGTATTGCTCGAGAGCGTGGGAACCGGAGACTCCGATCTCGGGGCCGAGCCGCTTCTGCTCCGCGTTCTGCGCCCCCTTCTCGAAGACACGGTCAGCCGCTACGAGGCCCTCGGATACGACATCGACCGGGATGTGTTCATCTCGGACGTCTTCCACTTCGGTCTGCTCCCGATCGTTATGCACATCGCGCTTGGCGAGCGTTGGGCGGCGGCCTCCGGAATCGAGCCGTCCAAAGCCGACGAGCTGTTCGTCTCACGCTTGGTCGATCTGCAGGTCTGGAATATCGAGCACCTGAGGCAAGCCCGGCGTGACGACGTCTGAGCCCGGGGAGCGGAGGGGTGTTCTACTGAGCGAAGCCGAGGACGTCGCTGCTGGGCGGGTCGGCCGGGGCTCCGGTCGTGCATGAGGAGCCTCCGATGATCACAAGCCAGATCGCAGCGTCACCGACCATACGCGAGAGCGGGTTGCCACTCTCCGACGTCGAGCGGCTAATCAGTCTTCACGATGTGCGGAAGGTCTATGAGACAGGCGGCGTCAGTTTCACAGCGCTCAGAGGCGTTAGCCTTGAGATAGGCGCCGGCGAGTTCGTCGGCATCATAGGCAAGTCGGGCAGTGGCAAGACGACGCTCATCAACATGGTGACAGGAATCGACCGCCCCACTGACGGCGAGGTGGAGGTCGCTGGCGCACGCATTGACACGCTCTCGGAGAACCGGATGGCGATGTGGCGAGGGCGAGCGGTGGGCGTCGTCTTCCAGTTCTTCCAGCTCCTGCCCACGCTTACCGTGGTCGAGAACGTGATGCTGCCCATGGACTTCTGCGACGTCTACCAACCCCGTGAGCGACGGGGAAAGGCGCTCGACTTGCTCGCGGAAGTCGAGATGGCAGAGGAGGCCGACAAGCTGCCGGCCAACCTGTCCGGCGGCCAGCAACAGCGCGTGGCCATCGCCCGAGCGCTGGCCAACGACCCCCCGATCATCGCCGCCGACGAACCGACCGGCAACCTCGACTCAAAGACCGCGAGCCAGGTCTTTGATCTCTTCGAACGGCTTGTGTCGGAAGGCAAGACGATCCTGATGGTCACGCACGACACCGACCTTGCGACGCGAGTGCAGCGAGCCTTGTTGGTCTCGGACGGAGAGATCGTGGACGA
This window harbors:
- a CDS encoding helix-turn-helix domain containing protein, giving the protein MPDRLNRLENPTVRKLLEAAEQVFAENGFAGARIDDIAARAGMAKSHVYYHFDSKQQIFDDLISLRIGEILEQKTALMEGLTQLDRPAIATLAGRALRELLVPRAAFIRIVLLESVGTGDSDLGAEPLLLRVLRPLLEDTVSRYEALGYDIDRDVFISDVFHFGLLPIVMHIALGERWAAASGIEPSKADELFVSRLVDLQVWNIEHLRQARRDDV
- a CDS encoding ABC transporter ATP-binding protein, with amino-acid sequence MITSQIAASPTIRESGLPLSDVERLISLHDVRKVYETGGVSFTALRGVSLEIGAGEFVGIIGKSGSGKTTLINMVTGIDRPTDGEVEVAGARIDTLSENRMAMWRGRAVGVVFQFFQLLPTLTVVENVMLPMDFCDVYQPRERRGKALDLLAEVEMAEEADKLPANLSGGQQQRVAIARALANDPPIIAADEPTGNLDSKTASQVFDLFERLVSEGKTILMVTHDTDLATRVQRALLVSDGEIVDEINAGGASS